The Balnearium lithotrophicum genome contains a region encoding:
- the uvrA gene encoding excinuclease ABC subunit UvrA has protein sequence MKDKIVVKGAREHNLKNVDVEIPKNKLVVITGVSGSGKSSLAFDTLYAEGQRRYVESLSAYARQFLQLMEKPEVDLIEGLSPAISIEQKTVSKNPRSTVGTTTEIHDYLRLLFARVGTPYCPKCNVPIEPQTVQEIVDRILKLEGSRILIISPVVRERKGEHRELFEKLTRQGFRRFRIDGKEYRAEEVLNLKLEKKVKHSIDVIVDRIKVSSKDKTRIADSVEIAVNLSDGLVTVQNYDTKEEETLSTKGSCPICGFSYREISPRLFSFNSPLGACPECGGLGFKLAVDPELLLDFDSPVVESVELSKRAKFEYIKDLIETGCEELGISPYTPVRELSKEQLNLLLYSEKTPVRVFNTVPFSRGNYRPYYFEGIVKHLERRYRETESDYVKELIEPYLREVECNKCKGRRLNREALSVKIEGLNIADVESMTVEGCYGFFEKVKFSGQKERIAERILKEIRNRLKFLLDVGLDYLTLDRRTSTLSGGESQRIRLATQIGSRLSGVLYVLDEPSIGLHQRDNKRLIETLKNLRNLGNTVVVVEHDTETIESADYVIDMGPGAGVHGGEVVAKGAPEEIKENPNSLTGKYLSGKLKIEVPKERRKPKDKWLRVVGASEHNLKNVTVEIPLGLFVCVTGVSGSGKSTLINEILYKALAKEIYKSKVIPGKHERIEGIEFIDKVIRVDQSPIGRTPRSNPATYVDLFTPIRELFASTPEARARGYRKGRFSFNVPGGRCEACKGDGVVKIEMHFLPDVYVTCDVCQGKRFNRETLEIRYKGKNIHDVLEMTVEEAMEFFKNHPKIFNRLKTLYDVGLGYIKLGQPATTLSGGEAQRVKLAKELSKRGTGNTLYILDEPTTGLHIHDVKKLIDVLQKLVDKGNTVIVIEHNLDLIKCADWVIDLGPEGGERGGMVVATGTPEEVAKTDTWTGRFLREVLPK, from the coding sequence ATGAAGGACAAAATTGTTGTTAAGGGTGCAAGGGAACACAATTTAAAGAACGTTGACGTCGAAATTCCTAAAAACAAACTGGTTGTAATTACGGGGGTTTCCGGCTCGGGAAAATCTTCTCTTGCCTTTGATACGCTCTATGCAGAGGGGCAGAGGAGGTACGTTGAGAGTCTATCGGCCTATGCAAGGCAGTTCCTCCAGCTCATGGAAAAACCGGAAGTTGATCTTATAGAGGGACTGTCTCCTGCAATATCGATTGAGCAGAAGACTGTCTCAAAAAATCCCCGCTCAACGGTTGGAACGACAACGGAGATTCACGACTATTTAAGGCTCCTCTTTGCAAGGGTCGGAACTCCCTACTGTCCCAAGTGCAACGTTCCGATTGAACCTCAAACTGTTCAGGAAATCGTAGATAGGATTTTGAAACTCGAAGGGAGCAGAATTTTGATAATTTCGCCTGTGGTGAGGGAGAGAAAGGGGGAGCACAGGGAGCTCTTTGAGAAACTCACAAGGCAGGGGTTTAGAAGATTCAGAATAGATGGAAAGGAGTACAGGGCAGAGGAGGTTTTAAACCTAAAACTTGAAAAGAAAGTAAAGCACTCAATTGATGTAATTGTTGACAGGATAAAGGTTTCAAGTAAGGATAAAACGAGAATAGCTGACTCTGTAGAGATTGCAGTTAACCTTTCTGATGGACTTGTAACAGTTCAAAACTACGACACAAAGGAGGAGGAAACACTATCAACTAAGGGCTCCTGCCCAATATGCGGTTTTAGCTACAGGGAAATCTCTCCGAGGCTCTTTTCGTTCAACAGTCCTTTAGGAGCCTGTCCTGAGTGCGGAGGACTTGGATTTAAACTTGCAGTTGACCCGGAACTCCTTTTAGACTTTGATTCTCCCGTTGTTGAATCTGTGGAGCTCTCTAAAAGGGCAAAGTTTGAGTACATAAAGGACTTAATAGAGACCGGCTGTGAGGAGTTGGGAATATCCCCCTACACTCCTGTAAGGGAACTATCTAAGGAACAGTTGAATCTTCTCCTCTACTCTGAAAAGACTCCAGTGAGGGTATTTAATACAGTTCCATTCAGCAGGGGAAACTACAGGCCTTACTACTTTGAGGGAATAGTAAAGCACTTGGAGAGGAGGTACAGGGAGACAGAGTCCGATTACGTGAAGGAGCTGATAGAGCCATATCTGAGGGAAGTTGAGTGTAACAAGTGTAAAGGAAGGAGACTGAACAGGGAGGCGCTATCTGTAAAAATTGAGGGCTTAAACATAGCAGACGTTGAGTCCATGACGGTTGAAGGGTGCTACGGGTTCTTCGAAAAGGTAAAGTTTTCAGGCCAGAAGGAGAGGATAGCAGAGAGAATCCTAAAGGAGATAAGGAACAGGCTGAAGTTTCTATTAGATGTGGGGCTTGACTACCTGACACTTGACAGGAGAACATCAACCCTTTCGGGGGGTGAATCTCAGAGAATTAGGCTTGCAACACAAATAGGTTCAAGGCTTTCAGGCGTTCTGTACGTTTTGGATGAACCGAGTATCGGACTCCACCAGAGGGACAACAAGAGGCTCATTGAAACGCTTAAAAACTTGAGGAACTTGGGAAATACAGTTGTTGTCGTTGAACACGATACAGAAACGATAGAGAGTGCAGACTACGTAATAGACATGGGCCCCGGAGCAGGAGTTCACGGAGGGGAGGTTGTAGCAAAGGGAGCTCCAGAGGAAATAAAGGAGAACCCTAACTCCCTAACGGGAAAGTACCTCTCAGGAAAACTGAAAATTGAGGTTCCAAAGGAGAGGAGAAAACCGAAGGACAAGTGGTTAAGGGTAGTTGGGGCATCGGAGCACAACCTTAAGAACGTAACAGTTGAAATTCCCTTAGGACTCTTTGTCTGCGTTACAGGTGTTTCAGGTTCTGGAAAGTCGACACTTATTAACGAAATACTCTACAAAGCACTTGCTAAGGAGATTTACAAGAGTAAGGTTATTCCAGGAAAACACGAGAGAATTGAAGGGATTGAATTTATAGATAAGGTTATAAGAGTCGACCAGTCGCCGATAGGTAGAACGCCCCGTTCAAACCCTGCAACGTACGTTGACCTGTTTACGCCGATTAGGGAGCTCTTTGCATCAACGCCGGAGGCAAGGGCAAGGGGGTACAGGAAGGGAAGGTTCTCCTTCAACGTTCCCGGTGGAAGGTGCGAGGCCTGTAAGGGAGATGGGGTTGTAAAGATTGAGATGCACTTCCTTCCAGACGTTTACGTAACGTGTGATGTGTGTCAGGGTAAGAGGTTCAACAGGGAGACCCTCGAAATTAGGTACAAGGGGAAGAACATCCACGACGTTCTTGAGATGACAGTTGAGGAGGCAATGGAGTTCTTTAAGAACCATCCAAAGATTTTCAACAGGTTGAAGACGCTTTACGACGTTGGGCTTGGTTACATAAAGTTGGGACAGCCTGCAACGACTCTCTCGGGGGGAGAGGCTCAAAGGGTGAAACTTGCAAAGGAGCTCTCAAAGAGGGGAACGGGAAATACCCTCTACATTTTAGACGAACCAACAACGGGACTTCACATTCACGATGTCAAAAAGCTGATAGACGTACTCCAAAAGTTGGTTGATAAGGGGAACACAGTAATAGTTATTGAGCACAACTTAGACCTCATAAAGTGTGCGGACTGGGTCATAGACTTGGGTCCTGAGGGTGGAGAGAGGGGAGGAATGGTCGTTGCTACAGGAACTCCCGAGGAGGTTGCAAAAACGGACACCTGGACGGGAAGATTTCTGAGGGAAGTTCTACCTAAATAA
- a CDS encoding peroxiredoxin → MALVGQKAPEFCLNAYDPVKKEYTEVKLSDYAGKFLVLCFYPADFTFVCPTEIAAVNAKIDEIRELGAEVLAVSTDTHFSHQIFCETEPLLKDLKFPLAADPTGKTARDYGVYIEEAGLARRGRFIINPDGVIVAEEVLNPPVGRNVNELLRQLSAWKYVYENPDEVCPANWRPGKKTLKPGPDIAGKVGTVVTIDDILS, encoded by the coding sequence ATGGCACTTGTAGGCCAAAAAGCACCTGAGTTTTGCCTAAATGCATACGATCCTGTTAAGAAGGAGTACACAGAGGTTAAACTCTCAGACTATGCAGGAAAGTTTTTAGTTCTATGCTTCTATCCTGCAGACTTTACTTTCGTCTGCCCAACAGAGATTGCAGCAGTGAACGCTAAAATTGATGAAATCAGGGAGCTCGGAGCAGAGGTTCTTGCAGTATCAACTGATACACACTTCAGCCACCAAATCTTCTGTGAAACAGAGCCTCTTCTAAAGGACCTTAAGTTTCCCCTTGCCGCAGACCCAACAGGAAAGACCGCAAGGGATTACGGTGTCTACATTGAGGAAGCAGGACTTGCAAGAAGGGGAAGGTTTATTATCAACCCTGACGGCGTAATCGTTGCCGAGGAAGTTCTAAATCCACCTGTTGGTAGAAACGTTAACGAACTTCTAAGACAGCTCTCTGCTTGGAAGTACGTTTACGAAAATCCTGATGAGGTATGCCCTGCAAACTGGAGACCTGGCAAAAAGACCCTCAAGCCTGGTCCAGACATTGCCGGAAAGGTTGGAACAGTTGTTACAATTGATGACATTCTATCTTAA
- the pstS gene encoding phosphate ABC transporter substrate-binding protein PstS: MKKITALSLSAAVLFFGCWGGKKEEGKRTEKKTVINGAGATFPYPVYANWAKEYEKATGVKVNYQAIGSGGGIRQVTERTVDFGGSDEMLPPKELDKRKLYQFPAIVGSIVVVYNLPGVGDTELKLSNKEVCDIFMGRVKYWDDPEIRKNNPNVKLTHQRITVVHRAEGSGTTWNFTYWLSNVCPEWKNKIGYGKVVNWPAGIGAKGNAGVTNYVKQTPGAIGYVEYAYKLQNNLKAAQLQTREGNFVKPNEKTFKAAASHANWNLKDHFYLLGNLLLQPGKESWPLTATSVILLPREKKEKNKLVVDFFDWSFKNGDKIAVKLGYVPLPKSTKEMIRKYWKEVVLK; encoded by the coding sequence ATGAAAAAGATAACTGCTCTATCCCTTTCTGCTGCAGTTTTGTTTTTTGGGTGTTGGGGAGGAAAAAAGGAAGAAGGAAAAAGGACAGAAAAGAAAACAGTAATTAACGGTGCAGGGGCAACGTTTCCCTATCCGGTCTATGCAAACTGGGCAAAGGAATACGAAAAGGCAACAGGAGTTAAAGTTAACTATCAGGCAATAGGTTCAGGGGGAGGAATCAGGCAGGTAACCGAAAGGACTGTTGACTTTGGTGGCTCGGACGAAATGTTACCACCAAAGGAGCTTGACAAGAGGAAACTATACCAGTTTCCCGCAATAGTTGGTTCAATAGTTGTCGTTTACAATCTTCCCGGTGTAGGGGATACTGAACTTAAGCTCTCAAACAAGGAAGTTTGTGACATTTTCATGGGAAGAGTAAAGTACTGGGATGACCCAGAAATAAGGAAGAATAATCCTAACGTGAAATTAACACACCAGAGGATAACAGTTGTCCACAGAGCCGAAGGCTCAGGTACAACCTGGAACTTTACCTATTGGCTCAGTAACGTATGTCCTGAGTGGAAAAACAAAATAGGATATGGAAAGGTCGTAAACTGGCCAGCTGGAATTGGAGCAAAAGGAAATGCAGGGGTTACAAACTATGTAAAACAGACTCCCGGAGCAATAGGTTACGTTGAGTATGCCTACAAGCTTCAGAACAATCTAAAGGCTGCTCAGCTTCAAACAAGGGAAGGAAACTTTGTTAAGCCTAACGAAAAAACGTTTAAAGCAGCGGCGTCCCACGCAAATTGGAATTTGAAGGACCACTTCTACCTACTAGGAAACCTTCTGCTTCAACCTGGTAAGGAGAGCTGGCCTTTAACTGCTACGAGCGTTATTCTCCTTCCAAGGGAAAAGAAGGAAAAGAACAAATTGGTTGTGGACTTCTTTGACTGGTCGTTTAAGAATGGAGATAAAATTGCTGTAAAGTTAGGGTACGTTCCACTTCCTAAGAGTACAAAGGAGATGATAAGAAAGTACTGGAAAGAAGTAGTTTTGAAGTAG
- a CDS encoding DUF1439 domain-containing protein, whose protein sequence is MKKLLKLLLPLVLVVSCTYELSIPESKLESYVCKEFPKKSEIFLSKVIVKNPDLKLLGNNKGELSFYLEVVPPLGKEIDAKVDAIGTFQFDSKTKTLYLVDLKPKDVVLNGKKFESDLVNKTVNFIIRDVLKGIPVYKIEGKKAKLVKGIEIKRGKLVVKLGI, encoded by the coding sequence TTGAAAAAGCTTTTAAAACTTTTATTGCCCTTAGTTTTAGTTGTTTCCTGTACCTATGAACTTTCAATCCCGGAGAGCAAACTCGAGTCCTACGTTTGTAAGGAATTTCCCAAGAAGAGTGAAATTTTTCTATCAAAAGTAATAGTTAAAAATCCAGATTTAAAGCTATTGGGTAACAATAAAGGGGAGCTTTCTTTTTATTTAGAAGTAGTTCCCCCTTTGGGAAAGGAAATAGATGCTAAAGTTGATGCCATTGGAACCTTTCAGTTTGATTCAAAAACGAAGACACTCTACCTTGTTGACTTAAAACCCAAAGATGTTGTACTAAATGGAAAGAAGTTTGAAAGTGATTTAGTAAACAAAACAGTTAATTTTATTATTAGAGATGTACTTAAAGGAATTCCTGTCTATAAAATAGAAGGAAAAAAAGCGAAACTCGTAAAGGGAATAGAGATTAAAAGAGGGAAATTAGTTGTTAAGTTAGGAATTTAA
- a CDS encoding ankyrin repeat domain-containing protein has translation MKRALILSLLIAASPISYSFAQKAQSIQVDKKIKREFFFSLRNHDFEKAEELIASGKIPVDIKNKFGQTPLYYAVDANSVDFARFLIKHGAKINAKDYFGFTPLHEAVVRGSYEVAKLLIEKGAKVNERDKYGYTPLHLVCIYNRPKTAKLLIENGAKVNEKDNYGNTPLHYCGTSKGSYAATKVLLENGADPSIKNQRGKTPLDLANESKNYRVARLMAKYLKVKRNGS, from the coding sequence ATGAAGAGAGCTCTAATTCTATCGCTACTCATAGCAGCATCTCCGATTAGTTACTCCTTTGCCCAGAAGGCTCAGAGTATTCAAGTTGATAAAAAAATAAAGAGGGAGTTCTTCTTCTCATTAAGGAACCACGACTTTGAAAAGGCCGAAGAGCTGATTGCTTCGGGAAAAATTCCAGTTGATATAAAGAACAAATTCGGTCAGACTCCTTTGTACTACGCTGTAGATGCAAACAGTGTTGATTTTGCAAGGTTCTTAATAAAACATGGAGCAAAAATTAACGCTAAGGACTATTTCGGATTCACTCCTCTCCATGAAGCTGTTGTTAGAGGAAGCTACGAGGTAGCAAAACTTTTAATAGAAAAAGGAGCTAAAGTTAACGAAAGGGACAAGTACGGTTATACTCCTCTCCACCTCGTCTGTATATACAACAGACCTAAAACTGCAAAGCTCCTGATAGAAAATGGAGCTAAAGTTAACGAAAAGGACAACTATGGAAATACCCCCCTTCACTACTGTGGAACCTCTAAAGGAAGTTATGCCGCTACCAAGGTTCTCTTAGAAAACGGAGCAGACCCAAGTATTAAAAACCAAAGAGGAAAAACTCCTTTAGACCTTGCAAATGAATCAAAGAACTATAGAGTAGCAAGGTTAATGGCTAAATATTTAAAAGTTAAGAGAAACGGAAGTTAA